DNA from Leptospiraceae bacterium:
ATGAAAAACTTACAATATATATCCGTATTACAAGGTGATCAAAAAGAATATTTAGAGCAACTATATGAAAAATACTTAAAAAGTCCAGAGAGCATACCACAAGACTGGAAGATTTTATTTGAAGAACTAGAAGAAGCAAAATCCCTTACAAAAATCAAAAAGACAACTGATGAAATTAGTCTCATTGAAACTAAAGAGATTTCCTCTCTTGAATATCATGAAGATTTAAATCTAAAAGTTCATGAATTAATCCAAGATTATCGACGCCATGGACATTTGATGGCAAATATTGATCCTTTAGGGTTTAGAAAAACCCCCAAAGAGGAATTCTTTCATATAAGTAAGTATGGGATTTCAGAACATGATCTAAAAAAGAAAGTCAAAGTTTCAATAGCAAATAAACCAACGATTGATACCGTAGAAAACATTATTAAGAAATTAGATCAAATTTATTGTTCTACTATTGGTTTTGAGTTTTTTTACATTCATAATAATACAAAAAGAAATTGGTTAATAGAAAAAGTCGAATCAGAAGGTTTTTTTGATCCTTTACCACAGCAAGAGATTCTCAATATTTACGAAAAATTATACAGTGCTGAGTATTTCGAAAAATTTTTAACCATCAAGTTTCCGGGGAAAAAACGATTCTCGTTAGAAGGGGGAGAAAGTTTGATTCCCGCCTTAGCAACACTTATCAATGAGGCGGCAAAATACAACATAGAACAAATAGTGATTGGTATGGCACATCGGGGAAGATTGAACGTTCTTGCAAATATCCTCGAAAAAGACTTAGCCTACATATTCGCAGAGTTCTTAGAAAATGTTGATAATATTGAATTCATGGGAGACGTGAAATATCATTTTGGTTATTCTAAAGATCTGATTTTTTCGAATGGACACAAGCTTCATTTGAGTTTAGCATTTAACCCAAGTCACTTAGAAGTCATCAATCCTGTTGTGATGGGTTCCGTTCGTGCAAGACAAACAAAAAATCATGACAAAGAAAGAAAAAAACATTTAGGATTACTCATTCATGGAGATGCGGCTATTTGTGGGCAAGGCATCAATTATGAAATGATTAACATGTCGAACCTCAGAGGATACACAGTAGGAGGAATGATACATTTTGTCGTCAACAATCAAATTGGATTTACTACTGATCCTATAGATGCAAGGTCGACACCCTACGCAACCGATATAGGCAAGCTTTTGATGAATCCCATCTTTCACGTCAATGGTGATGATCCCGTGGCTTTATACAAAGCTGTCAAGTTGGCAATTGAATATCGGCAAACCTTCCAAACTGATGTTTTTATTGACTTAATTTGCTACCGTCGATGGGGACATAATGAAACTGATGAACCAACTTTTACTCAACCAATCATGTATAAAGTCATCAAAAATCATTCCGGAACTTTTAGTATTTTTGAAAACTCTTCTTATGGAAAACAGATCCCAGAAGAAGTAAAAAATCAGATCAAAACGAAAATTCAAAAAAAATTTGAAGCTGCCTATCAAAAACTACAATCAGAAAATATCAAAATTTACATCCAAACCCTCACCGACCAATGGAA
Protein-coding regions in this window:
- a CDS encoding 2-oxoglutarate dehydrogenase E1 component: MKNLQYISVLQGDQKEYLEQLYEKYLKSPESIPQDWKILFEELEEAKSLTKIKKTTDEISLIETKEISSLEYHEDLNLKVHELIQDYRRHGHLMANIDPLGFRKTPKEEFFHISKYGISEHDLKKKVKVSIANKPTIDTVENIIKKLDQIYCSTIGFEFFYIHNNTKRNWLIEKVESEGFFDPLPQQEILNIYEKLYSAEYFEKFLTIKFPGKKRFSLEGGESLIPALATLINEAAKYNIEQIVIGMAHRGRLNVLANILEKDLAYIFAEFLENVDNIEFMGDVKYHFGYSKDLIFSNGHKLHLSLAFNPSHLEVINPVVMGSVRARQTKNHDKERKKHLGLLIHGDAAICGQGINYEMINMSNLRGYTVGGMIHFVVNNQIGFTTDPIDARSTPYATDIGKLLMNPIFHVNGDDPVALYKAVKLAIEYRQTFQTDVFIDLICYRRWGHNETDEPTFTQPIMYKVIKNHSGTFSIFENSSYGKQIPEEVKNQIKTKIQKKFEAAYQKLQSENIKIYIQTLTDQWKGLKKIDFENEPNTSVSEDTLKTITERITEIPKDFHPNPKIARLLQERREMIFQPQKRKIDWGMGETLAYGSLLLEGYPVRISGQDVKRGTFSHRHAAIYDIETGNEYIPLQHLSSNQASFEIVNSLLSEEAVLGFEFGYSLADPNTLVIWEAQFGDFANGAQVIIDQFISSSEAKWERMSGITMFLPHGYEGQGPEHSSARLERYLQLCSQHNIQVIYPTLPSQIFHLLRRQMKRNYRKPLIVMTPKSLLRHPEAVSEISDFTNGKFIEVIDETDPEIQPEKVTKLLFCTGKIYYELREARRKHQKNHIAIVRIEQLYPFPFDQIKQILQKYSNVQTYHWVQEEPRNQGAWIYVENHLGNLCPKKLTYIGRVASPSPATGFYKVHVKEQENIIKEAIEI